The following are from one region of the Megachile rotundata isolate GNS110a chromosome 15, iyMegRotu1, whole genome shotgun sequence genome:
- the hppy gene encoding MAP4K3-like protein hppy isoform X11 has translation MMALNANALSSDISRRNPQDEYELIQRIGSGTYGDVYKAKRLSMNDLAAIKVIKLEPGDDFAIIQQEILMMKDCRHPNIIAYYGSYLRRDKLWICMEYCGGGSLQDIYHITGPLTEIQIAYMCRETLLGLAYLHSMGKMHRDIKGANILLTEAGDVKLADFGVSAQITATINKRKSFIGTPYWMAPEVAAVERKGGYNQLCDIWACGITAIELAELQPPMFDLHPMRALFLMSKSGFKPPTLKDRDKWSPTFHNFVKVALTKNPKKRPTAEKLLQHAFFQGEMSKRLALELLQKVSNPSHMFTDLEADEDGAVPNVPQRIASRHTARPRPKSPIPQLDSDDQINIDGTLQRDIISPSVDTNPAWDIMDIMNNVKGVHNCDVHPDCGIGTAFEDVQENPLGANVTTDSRESRRSKTGTEIFHMSLRSLLQYIDEELLLRGNAMSMVGGHCDQLYSLQATLPLGESSNDCEVHCPYYNMSGQNETPSDGDRESMSPDLLSDTPPVPPRRRDRKRHTPPRPISNGLPPTPKVHMGACFSKVFNGCPLRIHCTASWIHPDTRDQHLLIAAEEGIYNLNLNELHETAIDQLYPRRTIWMYVIKDVLMSLSGKTPQLYRHDLLAMQSKQSHRFSLHMNKIPERLVPRKFALTTKVPDTKGCTKCCVGRNPYNGYKYLCGAMPTGIFLMQWYDPLNKFMLLKHFDCILPTPLNVFEIIITPEMEYPMVCVSVKQPYQQNKLKLDLINMNSGASWFHSDELEDMDGSATVIPRRENLHVINVTQLEKNAILVCYDNVVKVVTLQGRPRSSRKHMSELHFNFQIESIICLPDSVLAFHKHGMQGRSFKNGEVTQEISDPSRTYRLLGSDKVVMLESHLVQSGTLSESEGADLYILAGHEASY, from the exons atgatggctttgaaCGCTAATGCACTATCCAGTGACATAAGCCGAAGAAACCCTCAGGATGAGTACGAGCTCATTCAAAGAATAGGTAGTGGAACGTACGGAGATGTTTACAAG GCCAAAAGACTTTCCATGAATGACCTCGCTGCGATTAAGGTTATCAAGTTGGAACCAG GAGATGATTTTGCAATTATTCAGCAGGAAATTTTAATGATGAAAGATTGTAGACATCCTAACATAATTGCGTATTATGGAAGTTATTTAAGAAGGGATAAATTATGGATATGTATGGAATATTGTGGAGGTGGTTCCTTGCAAGATATATATCACA TAACTGGACCATTAACAGAGATACAAATAGCATATATGTGTAGAGAGACTCTTCTAGGATTGGCTTATTTACATAGCATGGGAAAAATGCATCGTGATATTAAAGGTGCCAATATATTATTAACTGAAGCTGGTGATGTCAAATTGGCTGATTTTGGAGTGTCTGCGCAAATTACTGCAACtattaataaaagaaagagTTTTATTGGTACTCCTTACTGGATGGCACCTGAG GTTGCAGCTGTAGAAAGAAAGGGCGGTTACAATCAACTTTGTGATATTTGGGCATGTGGGATCACTGCAATAGAGTTAGCTGAATTACAACCACCTATGTTTGATTTACATCCGATGCGTGCACTTTTTCTTATGTCAAAATCTGGCTTCAAACCGCCAACGTTAAAAGATCGCGATAAATGGAGCCCAACGtttcataattttgttaaagTTGCTCTcaccaaaaatcctaaaaaacgACCAACAGCCGAAAAATTACTGCAG CACGCATTTTTTCAAGGAGAAATGAGCAAACGTTTAGCCTTGGAGTTGTTGCAAAAGGTATCAAACCCTAGTCATATGTTTACTGATTTAGAAGCCGATGAAGATGGAGCTGTACCCAATGTACCACAAAGGATAGCCTCACGTCATACTGCAAGACCTAGACCAAAAAGTCCTATACCGCAATTAGATAGTGATG ATCAGATTAATATTGATGGGACATTACAAAGAGACATAATATCACCATCAGTAGATACTAACCCAGCTTGGGATATTATGGATATCATGAATAATGTAAAG gGCGTTCATAATTGTGATGTTCATCCAGATTGTGGTATTGGTACTGCATTTGAAGATGTACAGGAAAA tcCTCTCGGCGCTAACGTTACAACAGATAGTAGAGAATCACGTCGAAGCAAAACAGGCACAGAAATATTTCATATGAGTTTAAG GAGTCTATTGCAGTACATTGATGAGGAGTTGTTGCTAAG GGGGAATGCAATGTCAATGGTTGGTGGTCATTGTGACCAGCTATATTCCCTGCA AGCAACGCTCCCTCTTGGAGAATCATCAAATGATTGTGAAGTGCATTGTCCGTACTATAACATGTCAG GTCAGAATGAAACACCAAGCGATGGAGATAGAGAAAGTATGAGTCCAGATTTGTTGTCTGATACTCCACCTGTTCCTCCAAGAAGAAGGGACAGAAAGCGCCACACACCACCCAGACCTATCAGCAATGGACTGCCACCCACACCCAAAGTTCACATGGGTGCATGTTTTTCAAAA GTATTCAATGGATGTCCATTGAGAATACATTGTACTGCGAGCTGGATTCATCCAGACACAAGAGATCAGCATCTACTAATTGCAGCAGAAGAAGGAATTTATAACTTAAACCTAAACGAACTTCATGAAACTGCAATTGATCAATTGTATCCAAGACGTACAATATGGATGTACGTCATTAAGGATGTGCTTATGTCTTTATctg GAAAAACCCCTCAGTTATATAGGCATGATTTATTAGCCATGCAAAGCAAACAAAGCCATAGGTTTTCATTGCACATGAACAAAATACCTGAGAGATTAGTACCTAGGAAGTTTGCTCTTACCACTAAAGTCCCAGATACAAAGGGCTGTACTAAATGTTGCGTTGGTAGAAATCCATACAATGG GTATAAATATCTCTGTGGTGCCATGCCGACGGGAATATTTTTAATGCAGTGGTACGATCCACTTAATAAATTTATGCTTTTGAAACATTTCGATTGCATACTACCGACGCCATTAAATGTATTCGAAATTATTATCACGCCGGAAATGGAATATCCAATGGTGTGTGTATCTGTAAAGCAACCATATCAGCAGAACAAATTAAAATTGGATTTAATAAACATGAATTCAGGAGCAAGTTGGTTTCACAGCGACGAACTGGAAGATATGGATGGTTCAG CCACTGTGATACCAAGAAGAGAAAACCTTCATGTTATTAATGTTACACAACTAGAGAAAAATGCAATATTAGTGTGTTATGATA ATGTAGTAAAAGTAGTCACGTTACAAGGAAGACCGAGGTCAAGCAGAAAGCACATGTCAGAATTACACTTTAACTTTCAAATTGAATCAATCA tcTGTTTACCAGATAGCGTACTAGCATTCCACAAGCATGGTATGCAAGGTAGAAGTTTTAAAAATGGCGAAGTCACGCAAGAAATCAGTGATCCAAGTAGAACGTACAGATTACTTGGATCTGATAA AGTTGTGATGCTGGAGAGCCATTTGGTTCAATCAGGCACACTATCCGAATCTGAAGGAGCGGACTTGTACATACTTGCTGGGCACGAAGCCAGTTACTAA
- the hppy gene encoding MAP4K3-like protein hppy isoform X12: protein MMALNANALSSDISRRNPQDEYELIQRIGSGTYGDVYKAKRLSMNDLAAIKVIKLEPGDDFAIIQQEILMMKDCRHPNIIAYYGSYLRRDKLWICMEYCGGGSLQDIYHITGPLTEIQIAYMCRETLLGLAYLHSMGKMHRDIKGANILLTEAGDVKLADFGVSAQITATINKRKSFIGTPYWMAPEVAAVERKGGYNQLCDIWACGITAIELAELQPPMFDLHPMRALFLMSKSGFKPPTLKDRDKWSPTFHNFVKVALTKNPKKRPTAEKLLQHAFFQGEMSKRLALELLQKVSNPSHMFTDLEADEDGAVPNVPQRIASRHTARPRPKSPIPQLDSDDQINIDGTLQRDIISPSVDTNPAWDIMDIMNNVKGVHNCDVHPDCGIGTAFEDVQEKATLPLGESSNDCEVHCPYYNMSGSQASPRRHSSVDELYGLVSSTQSLAAVNGQRQRSLSDSCPRDESPQSNGQNETPSDGDRESMSPDLLSDTPPVPPRRRDRKRHTPPRPISNGLPPTPKVHMGACFSKVFNGCPLRIHCTASWIHPDTRDQHLLIAAEEGIYNLNLNELHETAIDQLYPRRTIWMYVIKDVLMSLSGKTPQLYRHDLLAMQSKQSHRFSLHMNKIPERLVPRKFALTTKVPDTKGCTKCCVGRNPYNGYKYLCGAMPTGIFLMQWYDPLNKFMLLKHFDCILPTPLNVFEIIITPEMEYPMVCVSVKQPYQQNKLKLDLINMNSGASWFHSDELEDMDGSATVIPRRENLHVINVTQLEKNAILVCYDNVVKVVTLQGRPRSSRKHMSELHFNFQIESIICLPDSVLAFHKHGMQGRSFKNGEVTQEISDPSRTYRLLGSDKVVMLESHLVQSGTLSESEGADLYILAGHEASY, encoded by the exons atgatggctttgaaCGCTAATGCACTATCCAGTGACATAAGCCGAAGAAACCCTCAGGATGAGTACGAGCTCATTCAAAGAATAGGTAGTGGAACGTACGGAGATGTTTACAAG GCCAAAAGACTTTCCATGAATGACCTCGCTGCGATTAAGGTTATCAAGTTGGAACCAG GAGATGATTTTGCAATTATTCAGCAGGAAATTTTAATGATGAAAGATTGTAGACATCCTAACATAATTGCGTATTATGGAAGTTATTTAAGAAGGGATAAATTATGGATATGTATGGAATATTGTGGAGGTGGTTCCTTGCAAGATATATATCACA TAACTGGACCATTAACAGAGATACAAATAGCATATATGTGTAGAGAGACTCTTCTAGGATTGGCTTATTTACATAGCATGGGAAAAATGCATCGTGATATTAAAGGTGCCAATATATTATTAACTGAAGCTGGTGATGTCAAATTGGCTGATTTTGGAGTGTCTGCGCAAATTACTGCAACtattaataaaagaaagagTTTTATTGGTACTCCTTACTGGATGGCACCTGAG GTTGCAGCTGTAGAAAGAAAGGGCGGTTACAATCAACTTTGTGATATTTGGGCATGTGGGATCACTGCAATAGAGTTAGCTGAATTACAACCACCTATGTTTGATTTACATCCGATGCGTGCACTTTTTCTTATGTCAAAATCTGGCTTCAAACCGCCAACGTTAAAAGATCGCGATAAATGGAGCCCAACGtttcataattttgttaaagTTGCTCTcaccaaaaatcctaaaaaacgACCAACAGCCGAAAAATTACTGCAG CACGCATTTTTTCAAGGAGAAATGAGCAAACGTTTAGCCTTGGAGTTGTTGCAAAAGGTATCAAACCCTAGTCATATGTTTACTGATTTAGAAGCCGATGAAGATGGAGCTGTACCCAATGTACCACAAAGGATAGCCTCACGTCATACTGCAAGACCTAGACCAAAAAGTCCTATACCGCAATTAGATAGTGATG ATCAGATTAATATTGATGGGACATTACAAAGAGACATAATATCACCATCAGTAGATACTAACCCAGCTTGGGATATTATGGATATCATGAATAATGTAAAG gGCGTTCATAATTGTGATGTTCATCCAGATTGTGGTATTGGTACTGCATTTGAAGATGTACAGGAAAA AGCAACGCTCCCTCTTGGAGAATCATCAAATGATTGTGAAGTGCATTGTCCGTACTATAACATGTCAG GATCTCAAGCAAGTCCCAGGCGTCACAGCTCTGTGGACGAGTTGTATGGTTTGGTGAGCAGTACCCAGTCTTTAGCCGCTGTCAATGGACAACGTCAACGGTCTCTGTCGGACAGTTGTCCTAGAGATGAATCCCCACAGTCTAATG GTCAGAATGAAACACCAAGCGATGGAGATAGAGAAAGTATGAGTCCAGATTTGTTGTCTGATACTCCACCTGTTCCTCCAAGAAGAAGGGACAGAAAGCGCCACACACCACCCAGACCTATCAGCAATGGACTGCCACCCACACCCAAAGTTCACATGGGTGCATGTTTTTCAAAA GTATTCAATGGATGTCCATTGAGAATACATTGTACTGCGAGCTGGATTCATCCAGACACAAGAGATCAGCATCTACTAATTGCAGCAGAAGAAGGAATTTATAACTTAAACCTAAACGAACTTCATGAAACTGCAATTGATCAATTGTATCCAAGACGTACAATATGGATGTACGTCATTAAGGATGTGCTTATGTCTTTATctg GAAAAACCCCTCAGTTATATAGGCATGATTTATTAGCCATGCAAAGCAAACAAAGCCATAGGTTTTCATTGCACATGAACAAAATACCTGAGAGATTAGTACCTAGGAAGTTTGCTCTTACCACTAAAGTCCCAGATACAAAGGGCTGTACTAAATGTTGCGTTGGTAGAAATCCATACAATGG GTATAAATATCTCTGTGGTGCCATGCCGACGGGAATATTTTTAATGCAGTGGTACGATCCACTTAATAAATTTATGCTTTTGAAACATTTCGATTGCATACTACCGACGCCATTAAATGTATTCGAAATTATTATCACGCCGGAAATGGAATATCCAATGGTGTGTGTATCTGTAAAGCAACCATATCAGCAGAACAAATTAAAATTGGATTTAATAAACATGAATTCAGGAGCAAGTTGGTTTCACAGCGACGAACTGGAAGATATGGATGGTTCAG CCACTGTGATACCAAGAAGAGAAAACCTTCATGTTATTAATGTTACACAACTAGAGAAAAATGCAATATTAGTGTGTTATGATA ATGTAGTAAAAGTAGTCACGTTACAAGGAAGACCGAGGTCAAGCAGAAAGCACATGTCAGAATTACACTTTAACTTTCAAATTGAATCAATCA tcTGTTTACCAGATAGCGTACTAGCATTCCACAAGCATGGTATGCAAGGTAGAAGTTTTAAAAATGGCGAAGTCACGCAAGAAATCAGTGATCCAAGTAGAACGTACAGATTACTTGGATCTGATAA AGTTGTGATGCTGGAGAGCCATTTGGTTCAATCAGGCACACTATCCGAATCTGAAGGAGCGGACTTGTACATACTTGCTGGGCACGAAGCCAGTTACTAA
- the hppy gene encoding MAP4K3-like protein hppy isoform X15 → MMALNANALSSDISRRNPQDEYELIQRIGSGTYGDVYKAKRLSMNDLAAIKVIKLEPGDDFAIIQQEILMMKDCRHPNIIAYYGSYLRRDKLWICMEYCGGGSLQDIYHITGPLTEIQIAYMCRETLLGLAYLHSMGKMHRDIKGANILLTEAGDVKLADFGVSAQITATINKRKSFIGTPYWMAPEVAAVERKGGYNQLCDIWACGITAIELAELQPPMFDLHPMRALFLMSKSGFKPPTLKDRDKWSPTFHNFVKVALTKNPKKRPTAEKLLQHAFFQGEMSKRLALELLQKVSNPSHMFTDLEADEDGAVPNVPQRIASRHTARPRPKSPIPQLDSDDQINIDGTLQRDIISPSVDTNPAWDIMDIMNNVKGVHNCDVHPDCGIGTAFEDVQEKGNAMSMVGGHCDQLYSLQATLPLGESSNDCEVHCPYYNMSGQNETPSDGDRESMSPDLLSDTPPVPPRRRDRKRHTPPRPISNGLPPTPKVHMGACFSKVFNGCPLRIHCTASWIHPDTRDQHLLIAAEEGIYNLNLNELHETAIDQLYPRRTIWMYVIKDVLMSLSGKTPQLYRHDLLAMQSKQSHRFSLHMNKIPERLVPRKFALTTKVPDTKGCTKCCVGRNPYNGYKYLCGAMPTGIFLMQWYDPLNKFMLLKHFDCILPTPLNVFEIIITPEMEYPMVCVSVKQPYQQNKLKLDLINMNSGASWFHSDELEDMDGSATVIPRRENLHVINVTQLEKNAILVCYDNVVKVVTLQGRPRSSRKHMSELHFNFQIESIICLPDSVLAFHKHGMQGRSFKNGEVTQEISDPSRTYRLLGSDKVVMLESHLVQSGTLSESEGADLYILAGHEASY, encoded by the exons atgatggctttgaaCGCTAATGCACTATCCAGTGACATAAGCCGAAGAAACCCTCAGGATGAGTACGAGCTCATTCAAAGAATAGGTAGTGGAACGTACGGAGATGTTTACAAG GCCAAAAGACTTTCCATGAATGACCTCGCTGCGATTAAGGTTATCAAGTTGGAACCAG GAGATGATTTTGCAATTATTCAGCAGGAAATTTTAATGATGAAAGATTGTAGACATCCTAACATAATTGCGTATTATGGAAGTTATTTAAGAAGGGATAAATTATGGATATGTATGGAATATTGTGGAGGTGGTTCCTTGCAAGATATATATCACA TAACTGGACCATTAACAGAGATACAAATAGCATATATGTGTAGAGAGACTCTTCTAGGATTGGCTTATTTACATAGCATGGGAAAAATGCATCGTGATATTAAAGGTGCCAATATATTATTAACTGAAGCTGGTGATGTCAAATTGGCTGATTTTGGAGTGTCTGCGCAAATTACTGCAACtattaataaaagaaagagTTTTATTGGTACTCCTTACTGGATGGCACCTGAG GTTGCAGCTGTAGAAAGAAAGGGCGGTTACAATCAACTTTGTGATATTTGGGCATGTGGGATCACTGCAATAGAGTTAGCTGAATTACAACCACCTATGTTTGATTTACATCCGATGCGTGCACTTTTTCTTATGTCAAAATCTGGCTTCAAACCGCCAACGTTAAAAGATCGCGATAAATGGAGCCCAACGtttcataattttgttaaagTTGCTCTcaccaaaaatcctaaaaaacgACCAACAGCCGAAAAATTACTGCAG CACGCATTTTTTCAAGGAGAAATGAGCAAACGTTTAGCCTTGGAGTTGTTGCAAAAGGTATCAAACCCTAGTCATATGTTTACTGATTTAGAAGCCGATGAAGATGGAGCTGTACCCAATGTACCACAAAGGATAGCCTCACGTCATACTGCAAGACCTAGACCAAAAAGTCCTATACCGCAATTAGATAGTGATG ATCAGATTAATATTGATGGGACATTACAAAGAGACATAATATCACCATCAGTAGATACTAACCCAGCTTGGGATATTATGGATATCATGAATAATGTAAAG gGCGTTCATAATTGTGATGTTCATCCAGATTGTGGTATTGGTACTGCATTTGAAGATGTACAGGAAAA GGGGAATGCAATGTCAATGGTTGGTGGTCATTGTGACCAGCTATATTCCCTGCA AGCAACGCTCCCTCTTGGAGAATCATCAAATGATTGTGAAGTGCATTGTCCGTACTATAACATGTCAG GTCAGAATGAAACACCAAGCGATGGAGATAGAGAAAGTATGAGTCCAGATTTGTTGTCTGATACTCCACCTGTTCCTCCAAGAAGAAGGGACAGAAAGCGCCACACACCACCCAGACCTATCAGCAATGGACTGCCACCCACACCCAAAGTTCACATGGGTGCATGTTTTTCAAAA GTATTCAATGGATGTCCATTGAGAATACATTGTACTGCGAGCTGGATTCATCCAGACACAAGAGATCAGCATCTACTAATTGCAGCAGAAGAAGGAATTTATAACTTAAACCTAAACGAACTTCATGAAACTGCAATTGATCAATTGTATCCAAGACGTACAATATGGATGTACGTCATTAAGGATGTGCTTATGTCTTTATctg GAAAAACCCCTCAGTTATATAGGCATGATTTATTAGCCATGCAAAGCAAACAAAGCCATAGGTTTTCATTGCACATGAACAAAATACCTGAGAGATTAGTACCTAGGAAGTTTGCTCTTACCACTAAAGTCCCAGATACAAAGGGCTGTACTAAATGTTGCGTTGGTAGAAATCCATACAATGG GTATAAATATCTCTGTGGTGCCATGCCGACGGGAATATTTTTAATGCAGTGGTACGATCCACTTAATAAATTTATGCTTTTGAAACATTTCGATTGCATACTACCGACGCCATTAAATGTATTCGAAATTATTATCACGCCGGAAATGGAATATCCAATGGTGTGTGTATCTGTAAAGCAACCATATCAGCAGAACAAATTAAAATTGGATTTAATAAACATGAATTCAGGAGCAAGTTGGTTTCACAGCGACGAACTGGAAGATATGGATGGTTCAG CCACTGTGATACCAAGAAGAGAAAACCTTCATGTTATTAATGTTACACAACTAGAGAAAAATGCAATATTAGTGTGTTATGATA ATGTAGTAAAAGTAGTCACGTTACAAGGAAGACCGAGGTCAAGCAGAAAGCACATGTCAGAATTACACTTTAACTTTCAAATTGAATCAATCA tcTGTTTACCAGATAGCGTACTAGCATTCCACAAGCATGGTATGCAAGGTAGAAGTTTTAAAAATGGCGAAGTCACGCAAGAAATCAGTGATCCAAGTAGAACGTACAGATTACTTGGATCTGATAA AGTTGTGATGCTGGAGAGCCATTTGGTTCAATCAGGCACACTATCCGAATCTGAAGGAGCGGACTTGTACATACTTGCTGGGCACGAAGCCAGTTACTAA
- the hppy gene encoding MAP4K3-like protein hppy isoform X5 — MMALNANALSSDISRRNPQDEYELIQRIGSGTYGDVYKAKRLSMNDLAAIKVIKLEPGDDFAIIQQEILMMKDCRHPNIIAYYGSYLRRDKLWICMEYCGGGSLQDIYHITGPLTEIQIAYMCRETLLGLAYLHSMGKMHRDIKGANILLTEAGDVKLADFGVSAQITATINKRKSFIGTPYWMAPEVAAVERKGGYNQLCDIWACGITAIELAELQPPMFDLHPMRALFLMSKSGFKPPTLKDRDKWSPTFHNFVKVALTKNPKKRPTAEKLLQHAFFQGEMSKRLALELLQKVSNPSHMFTDLEADEDGAVPNVPQRIASRHTARPRPKSPIPQLDSDDQINIDGTLQRDIISPSVDTNPAWDIMDIMNNVKGVHNCDVHPDCGIGTAFEDVQEKSLLQYIDEELLLRGNAMSMVGGHCDQLYSLQATLPLGESSNDCEVHCPYYNMSGSQASPRRHSSVDELYGLVSSTQSLAAVNGQRQRSLSDSCPRDESPQSNGQNETPSDGDRESMSPDLLSDTPPVPPRRRDRKRHTPPRPISNGLPPTPKVHMGACFSKVFNGCPLRIHCTASWIHPDTRDQHLLIAAEEGIYNLNLNELHETAIDQLYPRRTIWMYVIKDVLMSLSGKTPQLYRHDLLAMQSKQSHRFSLHMNKIPERLVPRKFALTTKVPDTKGCTKCCVGRNPYNGYKYLCGAMPTGIFLMQWYDPLNKFMLLKHFDCILPTPLNVFEIIITPEMEYPMVCVSVKQPYQQNKLKLDLINMNSGASWFHSDELEDMDGSATVIPRRENLHVINVTQLEKNAILVCYDNVVKVVTLQGRPRSSRKHMSELHFNFQIESIICLPDSVLAFHKHGMQGRSFKNGEVTQEISDPSRTYRLLGSDKVVMLESHLVQSGTLSESEGADLYILAGHEASY, encoded by the exons atgatggctttgaaCGCTAATGCACTATCCAGTGACATAAGCCGAAGAAACCCTCAGGATGAGTACGAGCTCATTCAAAGAATAGGTAGTGGAACGTACGGAGATGTTTACAAG GCCAAAAGACTTTCCATGAATGACCTCGCTGCGATTAAGGTTATCAAGTTGGAACCAG GAGATGATTTTGCAATTATTCAGCAGGAAATTTTAATGATGAAAGATTGTAGACATCCTAACATAATTGCGTATTATGGAAGTTATTTAAGAAGGGATAAATTATGGATATGTATGGAATATTGTGGAGGTGGTTCCTTGCAAGATATATATCACA TAACTGGACCATTAACAGAGATACAAATAGCATATATGTGTAGAGAGACTCTTCTAGGATTGGCTTATTTACATAGCATGGGAAAAATGCATCGTGATATTAAAGGTGCCAATATATTATTAACTGAAGCTGGTGATGTCAAATTGGCTGATTTTGGAGTGTCTGCGCAAATTACTGCAACtattaataaaagaaagagTTTTATTGGTACTCCTTACTGGATGGCACCTGAG GTTGCAGCTGTAGAAAGAAAGGGCGGTTACAATCAACTTTGTGATATTTGGGCATGTGGGATCACTGCAATAGAGTTAGCTGAATTACAACCACCTATGTTTGATTTACATCCGATGCGTGCACTTTTTCTTATGTCAAAATCTGGCTTCAAACCGCCAACGTTAAAAGATCGCGATAAATGGAGCCCAACGtttcataattttgttaaagTTGCTCTcaccaaaaatcctaaaaaacgACCAACAGCCGAAAAATTACTGCAG CACGCATTTTTTCAAGGAGAAATGAGCAAACGTTTAGCCTTGGAGTTGTTGCAAAAGGTATCAAACCCTAGTCATATGTTTACTGATTTAGAAGCCGATGAAGATGGAGCTGTACCCAATGTACCACAAAGGATAGCCTCACGTCATACTGCAAGACCTAGACCAAAAAGTCCTATACCGCAATTAGATAGTGATG ATCAGATTAATATTGATGGGACATTACAAAGAGACATAATATCACCATCAGTAGATACTAACCCAGCTTGGGATATTATGGATATCATGAATAATGTAAAG gGCGTTCATAATTGTGATGTTCATCCAGATTGTGGTATTGGTACTGCATTTGAAGATGTACAGGAAAA GAGTCTATTGCAGTACATTGATGAGGAGTTGTTGCTAAG GGGGAATGCAATGTCAATGGTTGGTGGTCATTGTGACCAGCTATATTCCCTGCA AGCAACGCTCCCTCTTGGAGAATCATCAAATGATTGTGAAGTGCATTGTCCGTACTATAACATGTCAG GATCTCAAGCAAGTCCCAGGCGTCACAGCTCTGTGGACGAGTTGTATGGTTTGGTGAGCAGTACCCAGTCTTTAGCCGCTGTCAATGGACAACGTCAACGGTCTCTGTCGGACAGTTGTCCTAGAGATGAATCCCCACAGTCTAATG GTCAGAATGAAACACCAAGCGATGGAGATAGAGAAAGTATGAGTCCAGATTTGTTGTCTGATACTCCACCTGTTCCTCCAAGAAGAAGGGACAGAAAGCGCCACACACCACCCAGACCTATCAGCAATGGACTGCCACCCACACCCAAAGTTCACATGGGTGCATGTTTTTCAAAA GTATTCAATGGATGTCCATTGAGAATACATTGTACTGCGAGCTGGATTCATCCAGACACAAGAGATCAGCATCTACTAATTGCAGCAGAAGAAGGAATTTATAACTTAAACCTAAACGAACTTCATGAAACTGCAATTGATCAATTGTATCCAAGACGTACAATATGGATGTACGTCATTAAGGATGTGCTTATGTCTTTATctg GAAAAACCCCTCAGTTATATAGGCATGATTTATTAGCCATGCAAAGCAAACAAAGCCATAGGTTTTCATTGCACATGAACAAAATACCTGAGAGATTAGTACCTAGGAAGTTTGCTCTTACCACTAAAGTCCCAGATACAAAGGGCTGTACTAAATGTTGCGTTGGTAGAAATCCATACAATGG GTATAAATATCTCTGTGGTGCCATGCCGACGGGAATATTTTTAATGCAGTGGTACGATCCACTTAATAAATTTATGCTTTTGAAACATTTCGATTGCATACTACCGACGCCATTAAATGTATTCGAAATTATTATCACGCCGGAAATGGAATATCCAATGGTGTGTGTATCTGTAAAGCAACCATATCAGCAGAACAAATTAAAATTGGATTTAATAAACATGAATTCAGGAGCAAGTTGGTTTCACAGCGACGAACTGGAAGATATGGATGGTTCAG CCACTGTGATACCAAGAAGAGAAAACCTTCATGTTATTAATGTTACACAACTAGAGAAAAATGCAATATTAGTGTGTTATGATA ATGTAGTAAAAGTAGTCACGTTACAAGGAAGACCGAGGTCAAGCAGAAAGCACATGTCAGAATTACACTTTAACTTTCAAATTGAATCAATCA tcTGTTTACCAGATAGCGTACTAGCATTCCACAAGCATGGTATGCAAGGTAGAAGTTTTAAAAATGGCGAAGTCACGCAAGAAATCAGTGATCCAAGTAGAACGTACAGATTACTTGGATCTGATAA AGTTGTGATGCTGGAGAGCCATTTGGTTCAATCAGGCACACTATCCGAATCTGAAGGAGCGGACTTGTACATACTTGCTGGGCACGAAGCCAGTTACTAA